CGCTTAGCGGTGGCGACCGTCTTTGCCGGGAATCGGGGCCGGCGCCGCCCCGGAGAGCATCCGAATCCCCTCGAATCTGCATTGCGGGCGATAACGCTACAGTCGTCTCTGACGACACATGCTTCTCACTCTCAATGCATCGTGCTTGCGGTCGCAGCTGCTTCCCTCCTCCGGGAACCAGCCAACGCTGCAATTGTCGGATCTGCCGCAGTACACCCGCGAGGTGCTCGGCCTAGGCGGACTCAATCTTTCTACCGACCTCCTGGCCGGGGCGGACAGGAGAAAGCTTGAGCAGCTTCGGGAGCGGGCGGATCGTGCAGGATGCCCATGCCTGCTGCTGATAGAGACCGAACCGCAAAAACTGGCCACGAACGATCCACAAACAACCGAGGCCGCCATCAATCGCATGCTGCGTGTGATCGAGGCGGCTCAGATTCTCTCGTGTACCGCCGCGGCACTCCGCATCAGCGCAGACGACTCGGATTCCGCTTTGCAAGCGGTCTGGCCTCGGCTTCGAAAAATCGTGGATCGGGCGGAGCGGCTCGAGCTGAATCTGCTTGTGAGCCCGATGAAAGGGCTCACGGCCCGCGCCGAACGCGTCACCGACATGATCAAGAAAGTGGGGGGCTTCAGGATCGGAACGCTCCCGGACTTTCAGTTTGCGGTGGAGTCAACGGGATCGGTGGAGGGAGCCGTGACTTTTCTGCGCCGGATCACGCCGTATGCGAGCGTCGTGCTCGCTTCGACGACCGACTTTGCAGACCCGCTTCCCGGTGCGGCGCACCCCAAACCGCCCGCGAGGAAGGCGCCCCGACTGGCCAAGGAAGACGACGATGAGGAATTGCCGGGAGGAAACGGGAAGAGCGTGAAGCAATCCGCGCGATCTCCGGAACCGTCCGTTGAGCAGGCGGAGGGCGCAAAGGCAAAGAAAAAGGGCAAGGAATCGCAGAAGGCCGCGGAAACGGCAAAATCAACGAAGTCCAAGGCCGACCCGAAGGGCGCCAAGCCGGAAATCCTTTCCGACGCGGCGGAGGACGATGATGACGGGGAAATCGAGGAACTCGACGACGCCTCGCTCGAAGATTTGATAGCAGACATCTTCAAGGGCGAAGGGGAGGAGCCCCCGCCCCCTCAGGAACCGCTGCCGCTTCATAAGTCGTACGACCTCTTCAAAATGGTGCACGCGGTCGCCTCGGTCGGATTCGATTCGACAATCGCGGTTGACTACCGGGGGGGCGGAGACGTTACACTGGGAATCCGGAAGAGTCAGAGGGTGCTCCGCGCCGCACTGGATCACGCGGCGATGTCCGCGTAACGCCCGACGTGAGTCGGGCGCGGACGGTTGGTCAGCGCACGAGAACGCGCAAGGAGGACCGTCATGTCGCCCACACCGACTTCGGACCCTCAATCGTCGCCGAACCGGCAGGACCTTCCCTTCGAACTCATGGAAGTTGTCGAAGTCTCTCGCTCCGAGATCGAAGTGATCTCCGACATGGAGCGCATTGTGTGCGATCGCGATGGCGCGGTCGCTACGCTAGACCGCGTTCCTTCCGACGCCGGTCCCATGCCAAGACTTCCGCGCGAACAACGGATTGTGATCACCATCGACGGCCCTGCCGGAACCGGCAAGTCGTCGGTCGCGCGATCGCTGGCAAAGGCGCTCGGACTGGACTTCCTCGACACCGGTGCGATGTACCGTGCCGCCGCGGCCATCGCGATCGACTTCGGCATCCCCGCGTCTGATTTCCAGGGCGTCGTCCGGGAAACGACCAAGGCCGACCTGCACTTTGACTGGACGAAGGATCCGCCGACCATCCTCGCGTTCGGCAAGCCCATCGACCATCGCATCCGGTCCGCCGAAGTCGCCGAAATCGTCTCGCCTATCGCAACCATTCGGGAGTTGCGCGAGCACATGGTGCGCAAGCAGCGCATCATCGCCCAGCAGCATCCGCGTCTCGTCACCGAAGGGCGCGATCAGGGCTCCATCGTGTTCCCGGATGCCGCCGTGAAGTTCTATCTCGACGCCTCGCCGGACGTGCGCGCACGCCGGCGCGCCGAGCAATTGATCGCGTCGGGTCAGGCGGCGGACCTGGGTGCGATTACATCCGAGATTCTCGATCGGGACAAACGGGATTCCACGCGGGCCGACGGTCCGCTCATCTGCCCGAAGGATGCCATCTGCATCGACACATCCGACATGTCCTTCGATCAGGTTGTGAGCACCCTGCATCGAAATGTGCTGGCGGTCGTGGGACGCTGACCACGATCTTTCCCGCTATCCTCGACCCCGATGGGTCTGAAGTCGATTCTGGAATCCCGGCGCCCGGGCGGAACGCTCGGCAAGGTTTTGCTCTATGAATTTCTGAGCGCATTCTGTGCGTCGGTGTTTATCCTGTTCTACCGCGTGCGCGTGCGCGGCTCAAAGAATGTTCCCGCCACCGGTCCGCTGCTCATCGCGGCAAATCATCAGAGCTTTCTCGATCCGCCGCTGATCGGTTCGTTCGTGCGACAGAGACACCTGAGTTTCGTCGCACGCATAGGGCTCTTTCATTTCAAACCCTTCGCGTGGCTGATCAGCGCTCTGAATTCGGTGCCGATCAACGACGAAGCGGGCGACGCCGGGGCGATCCGCGAAATCCTGAAACGCCTCCGCGAAGGGCACGCGGTCCTCATCTTTCCGGAGGGGTCTCGCACTGAGGACGGGGGCCAGAAACCCTTCAAGCGCGGCGTTGCGCTGCTGATGAAGCGGGCGAAGTGCCCGGTCGTGCCTGCGGCAGTCGACGGTTGCTTCAACGCTTGGGGGCCGGATTCCATATTTCCCAGGCTCATCGGCCATCGCGTCGCCGTGACCTACGGCAAGCCGATCCCCTACGAGGAACTCGAAAAGGACGGCGCGCAGGCGGCGCTCGATCGAATCGCGAGAGAGGTCAACGAGCTTCGGCTCCAGACCAGAGCATGCATGCGGAAGTCTTCGGGCAATTCCTATCCGCCGCGCGGACCGGGTGACCGGGACGGTGAGGGTGTTCCGTCAACACCGTGTTAGTACGAATCCTCGTGCAGCACAACTTTCCCACGGAACACCCAATAGATCACGGCGGTGTACGCGAGAACAAACGGGATTCCCATCGCCGCGATAGTCGCCATGATGCCGAGCGTCTTTTCGGTCGATGCGGCGCGCGAGATCG
The DNA window shown above is from Phycisphaeraceae bacterium and carries:
- the cmk gene encoding (d)CMP kinase translates to MSPTPTSDPQSSPNRQDLPFELMEVVEVSRSEIEVISDMERIVCDRDGAVATLDRVPSDAGPMPRLPREQRIVITIDGPAGTGKSSVARSLAKALGLDFLDTGAMYRAAAAIAIDFGIPASDFQGVVRETTKADLHFDWTKDPPTILAFGKPIDHRIRSAEVAEIVSPIATIRELREHMVRKQRIIAQQHPRLVTEGRDQGSIVFPDAAVKFYLDASPDVRARRRAEQLIASGQAADLGAITSEILDRDKRDSTRADGPLICPKDAICIDTSDMSFDQVVSTLHRNVLAVVGR
- a CDS encoding 1-acyl-sn-glycerol-3-phosphate acyltransferase encodes the protein MGLKSILESRRPGGTLGKVLLYEFLSAFCASVFILFYRVRVRGSKNVPATGPLLIAANHQSFLDPPLIGSFVRQRHLSFVARIGLFHFKPFAWLISALNSVPINDEAGDAGAIREILKRLREGHAVLIFPEGSRTEDGGQKPFKRGVALLMKRAKCPVVPAAVDGCFNAWGPDSIFPRLIGHRVAVTYGKPIPYEELEKDGAQAALDRIAREVNELRLQTRACMRKSSGNSYPPRGPGDRDGEGVPSTPC